The genomic interval CAGCTCGAACTGGCCCTTGGCGTTGATCAGGTTCTTGGACCCCTTCGCCTCCCAGGGCCTCCACTCGAATGCCTCGCCGCCGATGAGCAGCGCCGCATCGCCGTCCATGATCTTGACACCGCTGTTCAGGTGGAAGCCGTCCCATACGCAGGCGTCGATCGAGGTCGAGGGGATCGGCGTGTTGGCCAGTACGTCCATCTCGCTGAAGTCGGTCGCTCCCTGGTAATCCTTGGGCTTCTCATTCTTTGATCTGAATAGGGTCGCATGGAATTGACGGCGCATGCATAATGGCTgtgcggcagcggcagaggGTAGAAGTAATATCGGCGAAGCTCGAGGGACGGATCGGGGGACGGTGCGCTGAGCGCGCGCAAATGCGCGGAGGGCGCGGGTTGCCGCAGAGGTGTTCATCGGGTCGTTTGCGTGCCTCTTTTGAAGGCTGGAAGTTTACCAGCTTAGGTAGTTCGAGGGCTGAAATCAATCAAAATTCGTGCAAGCTTGTTGAGTCGTAGTGTGGTTGGTAGGTTGTGTTTGGAAAAGCTGGAAAGCTGGCACATTTCTTTCCCGGGGTGCAATGCCTCAGTGTCTTGAACGTCATGATTACTGGCTTAGGTGGGATGTTTGACTACCTCAAGCACGAACAGTATTAACTAGGGAAACGCAAAACGAGCGCCACCATAATAGGTAACGAACGACTACTAATCGATGTGGCCATGAACATGGATCTTGCTTCTCAAACACAGTTGTCATCCGTAAAGGCGAGAAAAGTTCAATTTCGCTGTCATAATCCAGATCTCGGGAGTAAACCACTTTTTTGGGCGCCACGACCAGACACCGCGGAGTTGTCGTCCGTCACAGAAAAACGAACGGGAATCCCACATGACCAATAAGACTTGTGTTGTTGAAGGGCTCGATTTCCGTTTTCATTCAGGTATCGAGGCCTAACAGTGCCCTAACGACAGCGTCGGCAAGAAGAACCGTTTCAATCCGCTTCGTGGCCCGACGATCCTTTGTATCATGCTGTTTTTGCCCTAATGAACACCGAAGCAATGAACCAACCCCTTATTCCCATTCCTGCCAGTGTTGTGTTTGACGTGACCAAGAAGAGATGTGTCGGGTTTATTTCTTCTTCTCGCTCTGGCTCTGCTCCTTGAGAACCTTCTTGACGATCTTCTGCTCCTCAATGAGGAAGGCACGGACGATACGTTCACGGACGCAGTTACCGCATCTCGAGCCACCGTACGCGCGCTGGACGGTCTTCTTGGGCTTGGAGATCTGGGAGTACTCGCGGGGGCGGAGGGCGGGGACCTATCGCGGTCTTGTTAGCATGCCGTCTGCTTGGCTCTGGTACACTCCGAGTCGAAGCCAAAAGTTCGTCGTTGCCATCTGGGAGCGCCGGTTCCTCAGGAGTCATGCGTCCTTATTCCCAACCAGCCTCGCTGTGGCCCCTCGAGACAAGGTGTGCCCCTCTCCCAGGACATCCATGACCATGACCGAACAACATCCCGCAGTTCCGCACTCTCTCAGATGGCTTCTCGGATCGTTCGTTTCGGCTTCGGTGTAGGGTTCGAACTTACGCCAGGGAGCTTGACACCGCAGTCACCGCACTTGGGGGCAGTACCGCGCTTCTTGATGTGAAGGATTCTCAGCTCACCACCCGGGGTCTTGACGATGCGGGTGAGGTTGGAGGAGGTGTTGTAGCTGCACACGGAAATTTTCCAAGTCAGCCTCTTTTCCCAATCTATCCACAATGTAACATTTTTTTTTCGCGATCGCGGGGAAAGAATAACGTCGTTCGGTCGTTGAATTGATCGTATGCGATATCTCTAGGAAGAATCACTCACCCGTTACGGCGGCGGTACTGGACACGGTTTCCGGCCATTGTGACTGATTTGCTGCGGGCTGCGGGTTGGTTAGTTGAGAGTCGAGGATCACGAGCGGATTTTCGTGCTTTCTCGAAATTTTGTGTGGGTGGAAAGACGAGATAGAGCCCGCTTAGGCGACCAATGAGGCGGGGGCGGTGGGTGGCAAGCCACATGTGGCTGCTGCCAGCTGGAAAGCCCCGGACTGAGCCCAACTCACGTGCCAGGCACGCTAACGATTTTTGGACCAGAAATCATTGACAGTCACTGTTGACGGCCAATTGGATGGAGAGGTGGAATGTGACCCGCAGCCTGCCAACTAAAAGTGCCAAACGGCAGCAGTAATTTCCTGGGCTTGATTTGAGTCCAGAATCTAGCCAAGCCAGCCTCACTGGTGATTCTTTGCTTCATAGGCAAG from Colletotrichum lupini chromosome 2, complete sequence carries:
- a CDS encoding ribosomal protein L34e — protein: MANNGPAIKSEPGAPGSEAWDEERLEHALDELKLLHITFQAYMESVAAAKKEVQDFQDLRKSEKITNIMEHAAQRRKEEPNGIKAWPRSKSVTMAGNRVQYRRRNGYNTSSNLTRIVKTPGGELRILHIKKRGTAPKCGDCGVKLPGVPALRPREYSQISKPKKTVQRAYGGSRCGNCVRERIVRAFLIEEQKIVKKVLKEQSQSEKKK